In Candidatus Methylacidiphilales bacterium, one DNA window encodes the following:
- a CDS encoding acyl-CoA reductase yields MNTAERIQMIGQAFTGRADLGFKSEQDLWALVEGELGSRYILDCPVRLGGAVFHARAPERIYHVCASNLAVSAETSLMLGLLLGSKLDFKLPSSGLPAFEKSFSLLPQPLRETVSIFHEHDIQRMAGADAVVVYGSDETISEIRKQTGARQRFLGYGHKISLGVVLDRDLSQSLASKAAHEILAYEQLGCLSPQAYFCETPESAAQFARLLSDELGLLRNHDRQPLPEQSLEQAALRRNYLERTLARGEQVLQRSQEDYMVVSGANVLETGPGHGCVQVLSGFNLIDPARWKGRISSVSFSSEPDRSLIEQFCSLGASRFCKIGELQNPPLLWRHDGRPRLGDLVTWVTFEF; encoded by the coding sequence ATGAACACGGCTGAACGCATTCAAATGATCGGCCAGGCCTTTACAGGCCGGGCAGACCTTGGCTTCAAATCGGAACAGGATTTGTGGGCATTGGTGGAAGGCGAACTGGGAAGCCGCTACATTCTGGATTGCCCCGTCCGCTTGGGCGGGGCTGTTTTTCACGCGCGTGCGCCGGAGCGGATTTATCATGTCTGCGCTTCAAATCTCGCCGTCTCAGCCGAGACCAGTCTGATGTTAGGATTGTTGCTCGGAAGCAAATTGGATTTTAAATTGCCGTCGTCCGGGTTGCCTGCCTTTGAAAAAAGTTTCAGCCTGCTGCCGCAACCCTTGCGCGAAACGGTTTCCATTTTTCATGAGCATGACATCCAGCGGATGGCCGGAGCGGATGCGGTGGTGGTTTACGGCAGTGATGAAACCATTTCGGAAATCCGAAAACAAACCGGTGCGCGCCAGCGTTTTCTGGGCTACGGACATAAAATCAGCCTGGGCGTGGTTTTGGACCGTGATCTTTCACAGTCCCTGGCCTCGAAGGCCGCGCATGAAATTCTGGCCTACGAACAATTGGGCTGCCTTTCTCCGCAGGCTTATTTCTGTGAAACCCCGGAAAGCGCTGCGCAATTCGCCAGGCTGTTGTCTGATGAACTCGGCTTGCTTCGCAATCACGATAGGCAGCCGCTTCCAGAGCAAAGCCTGGAGCAGGCGGCGTTGCGGCGGAATTATTTGGAACGCACTCTCGCACGGGGCGAACAGGTTTTACAGCGCAGCCAGGAGGATTACATGGTGGTTTCAGGTGCCAATGTGCTGGAGACAGGGCCCGGTCACGGTTGCGTGCAGGTTCTAAGCGGTTTCAATTTGATCGACCCCGCGCGGTGGAAAGGCAGGATTTCATCCGTCTCGTTCAGTTCCGAACCTGACAGGTCCTTGATCGAACAATTCTGCTCACTGGGCGCCAGCCGCTTTTGCAAAATCGGCGAGCTTCAAAATCCGCCCCTGCTCTGGCGCCATGACGGAAGGCCACGGCTCGGCGACCTCGTGACCTGGGTCACGTTTGAGTTTTAA